In the genome of Deltaproteobacteria bacterium, the window CGCATCTTCTCGGACCACGGCTCCCCTCCGAAGAGGCCGTACTTGAGGGAGAGCGCCGAAACGGGGATCCCCATCTCGCGGATCGTGTCGGCGACCAGCATCGCGTAGGAAGGGGTGGACACCAGCGCCGTCGTCTTGAAGTCCTTCATGATCTGGATCTGGCGCGCGGTGTTTCCGCTGGACGCCGGGATCACCGAGGCGCCGAGCCGCTCCGCGCCGTAGTGCAGGCCGAACCCCCCCGTGAACAACCCGTACCGGAACGAGACCTGAACGACGTCGTCCTTGGTCACCCCGCCGGCGACGAGGATGCGGGCCACCAGCTTGCTCCACATCGTGATGTCGTTGCGCGTGTAGCCCACGACCGCCGACGTCTCC includes:
- a CDS encoding phenylacetate--CoA ligase, with translation MYWEPDKECMDREELEQIQLERLQSTLNRVYAHVPFYRKKFDALGISPEEIGSLSDLSRLPFTTKEDVRGNYPYGLFAVPLREVVRIHASSGSMETSAVVGYTRNDITMWSKLVARILVAGGVTKDDVVQVSFRYGLFTGGFGLHYGAERLGASVIPASSGNTARQIQIMKDFKTTALVSTPSYAMLVADTIREMGIPVSALSLKYGLFGGEPWSEKMR